In Xiphophorus maculatus strain JP 163 A chromosome 9, X_maculatus-5.0-male, whole genome shotgun sequence, the genomic window CGGTACCAAGGGTCCAGTTAGACCAGTGGAAACCAGACAGATGGGCCTCCTCTGGGACATTTAGCACTAGTTCTCTGTAGAACCAGGTggaaacatctggaaaatgaCCCCAGAAGATCCAGGTGGagacaggtcagaggtcaccatTAGACTGCTGCAGAAATTTTGGTGGGATTGATGATAAAATCCCTCAAATTAAATATTGGTGTCAGTTTCAGGTCTTCTATACATCCGTTCCTGATGTGTTGTTAGTGCATGGGAGGAAAACTAATCAGCTTACGTCAACAGAAGTTGaaaccaatcaatcaatgaaTCAATATGTCGATACTAAGATTAAGTTTTATtgtgagaggagagagaaataTCCAGTCAGGGTTGAACTCTGGATATCATCCCTTCGTCACTAAAGACGGTCGGGAACAGTCAGCGATGCAGCAGCCTTGTAGCGCCCTCCACAGGCCGTCTGAAGCATTTTACCAGAGGATGTTCAACTTTGTCAAACATCCAAGTGAAAGAGGctccaggctgctgctgctgctgacactGCAGAACTAATGAAGACATGGATAAAGAAGCAGGTGAACAATTCACATCCATGTTCATAAGAATGATGAGACCTAATGTGGTTAGACCtgatgatttattgattttgaattCTAACTTTAATCATCAGATGCAAAtgatcaacacacacacacacacagctgactgGTTATCATAAGTTCAGCTAAGAATATTTTGCTTATCCCGAAGAATCATTCAGCTCAGCTGGATAACACCAACCGTAACACGTTGGTCCTCCATGATATAACCCAGTAGGACGTTACCAGAGGAACTTCAGGAAAGTTAGTTTAACACTTTCAGTTTTACCGAACTGATCATCGCTTCAAAAGTAATTCCAGTTTGTTATTTGGGACTCGAGTCAGGAAATTTGGGACAAGGAGATGAATTGACTGGAAGCAGGAAACAGATTCCAACGACGTATGAACTAAAGAAAACCCTCTAAAAGTTTATATTATAACTGTTTGTCTCTGTTAAGAAGACTACTTTAATTAATTCAGACAGGAAGCTAACAGTTAGTTTAAGTTAACAAAAAACCAACAAGCTGAAGCTAACAGGATGCTATCAGTTAGCTGatgctaacgggaagctaacaAGCTGGATAAAGCAACCTTGAAATGACTCCAAATACAgttatacaaaaaaaactttttatactAAAGATGCTGAAACAGGAGAAATCAATTCTTCATATATCAGTATATCTTGTTATTTATGGATTATAGAGCTAcaagaaaaaacttttcagaCCCCCGAACCTGACAATTAGTCCATCTCTGAACCACAGAGACATGGGAACATGCTGAGGTCCTGGAGACCCACCTATAGATCAGTCCAGTCAGTCATTTCACCTCCAGGTGTTGCTGAAGAAGACGCCTCCAGGCGGAGCAGAGTGTTCAAGGAGATACTAAAGTCCTCAGCTAGCTGTGTGTGGTCATGTGAGCCATTAAGTTACCTTTCCTCTGGAAGCGCTTTCCACAGGAGAGACATAGGAACGGCTTCTCGCCTGTGTGTGTCCTCATGTGAACGTTCAGATTCCCTCTCTGACAGAAGCTCTTCCCGCAGGTCCCACACTGAAAGGGTCTCTCTCCAGTGTGCGTCCTCATGTGGGCAATCAGGTTGAACTTATTGTTGAAGCTCTTTTCACAGGTGAGGCACTGGAagggtttctcacctgtgtgggTCCTCATGTGAGTGGACAGGTCGCAGTGTTCGCTGAAGCCCTTGCCACAGACATCACAAGCGTGGGGTCTGGCGCTGCTGTGGGTGCTCAGGTGGGCCGTCAGGTTGCCCCTCTGGCagaaactctttccacaggtcAGACATTCAAagggcttctcacctgtgtgtgtCCTCAGGTGAATGGTTAGATTCCCTCTCTGACTGAATCGCTTTCCACAGGTCAGACATTCAAAGGGCTTCTCACCCGTATGGGTCCTCATGTGAGTGGACAGATCGTGGCTGTCGCAGAAGCCCCTCTCACAGACGGCGCAGCGGAACGGCCGGTTGCTGCTGTGAGTCCTCAGGTGGGCCGTCAGCTGACCTTTCTGGTAGAAGCTCTTCTCACAGGTGGGACAGCAGAACGGCTTCTCTCCACGGTGGATCTTCGCATGTCTCTTGAGGTTGTCCCTCTGGCTGAAGCACTTCCCACAGGTGAGACACTGGAAGGGTTTCTCCCCTGTGTGCGTCCTCAGGTGACACGTCAGGTTGCTGCTGCTCAGGAAGCTCCTTCCACACACCTGGCACCCGTGTGGCCTCTCACCTGAGTGGACCCTCTGGTGGAGACTCAGGCTGAGCTGGTGGGCGAAGCGCCTCCCGCAGGCAGCACAGGGAAACGGTTTCTCACCTGAGTGGCTCCTCAGGTGGACTGTCAGGCTCAGCTGGTTCTTCAGGCTCTTGCTGCAGGTGGGGCAGGTGAGGGGCGTCTCTGCGGCGTGGACCCTCATGTGTTTGGTCAGATAGCGCTTCTGGCTGAAACCTTTAGAGCAGGTTTTACAGAAGTACTGGTTCTGATTCGTTTTGGGAGTTCTAGCCTCCCTACCTGGATGCCGCTCTTTGTTCCTGTTGGCTCCTTCCAGTTCTTCAGCCTCCAGAATGACTCCAGGGAGGTTCTGGGCTCTGGTTGGATTCAAATCAATGAGGTCCGGTTCCTCACTGGCATCGGCCTCCTCCTTCAGGACGACCTGCACCTCATCCGGGCTGCTGCACTCATCATCTGGCTCCTCCTTgatctgcagaggttctggttcctcattcagaggttctggtccagagaTCCTCTCCTGGTTCTGGATGGAAATGTCCTTCTGACTGCAGAGACAATGCTGCTGGAGGCCtgaaggagagaagaaaaacatctggatCTCATCAGAACCGGTTTGATCCGTTAATCAGATTAGTTGCATTTACTTCTAGAGCAGCTTTTATTTCCCTAAAAGTCatgaattaatattaataaacacattatATCTGATGTGAGGGcaagtttgtatttctttcaTCTAAATACACTCAATGATTTGATGCTCAGGTGTGTAGAGAATATATTATTAAATGATCTTTGTTGAATGTTATACTGATGCATAATCACACATTTACTTTGTTACTTACATGGAAAACACAAGTGGGCCTTGCTCTGTTCTGCGTTCTGTCGCCCTCTGCTTGCATTTGGCCATGATCGGCTCTAAGATGCATTTGCAGATTTAAGAGGCCATGAAAAGGGGGACAACAAAGCAAACTACAGGACAGGAAGTAAAAGGGGATGAAAGGGGAGACGGACCAAATGGTAGTTAGCTTTATAACTTCATCCCAGGACAGGATCTGTGGGtacaaatcaaagcaacatcTTTGCTCTATAGCCCTCAATAACTATTTTTTATTACCGCAGTCCTTGGACAATAGGGTTGGATGAGCCTGGTCTCAGAGCGAGGCTGGGTGAGGCGGAGAGCAGAGCAAGACAAACGGGGGAGACTTGTTATGTAAGAGGAGACACACAAAGGACTTCAAGGGATCCTGATTATTTGTAACTATCAAATttatttgggaaatatttaaGTTACAAGTAAAACAATACACTTATAATACTGTaggtaatttagtttttataaattataataaaatattttcacaggaatGTCGCCATGTTGTTCacgctgcaatgcattctgggtaaatgacgtGTAACGGTCCAACTGCCTGGCTCCTCCAGCCAAACAGTGATGAGTAACATTGTTAagtctttttaatttgaaccgGAGCGAATTGAAACCGATCAGAACTAGAAATAACAAgaggtgatgaagaggaggagcaaacagaggaagagttggctgtagctgctgctgctgccttcaggttCATAATGAATCAATGAATGAGACTCACCTGGTCACTGTGTGGTCCGGTAAGAACTATAGCTCTGTGTCCGGTTCGGCAACAGCTGTTACTGGTGGTGGTTTCACATTCAGTACCGGTGAGctagctctgttagcatttccagcagtaatagctctgttagcatttctagtagtaatagctctgttagcatttcCAGTAGTAATAGCTCTGTTAGCAATTGTAGTAGTAatagctctgttagcatttccagtagtaatagctccgttagcatttccagcagcaatagctctgttagcatttccagcagtaatagctctgttagcatttccagcagcaatagctctgttagcatttccagcagcaatagctctgttagcatttccagcagtaatagctctgttagcatttccagcagtaatagctctgttagcatttccagtagtaatagctccgttagcatttccagcagcaatagctctgttagcatttccagcagtaatagctctgttagcatttccagcagtaatagctctgttagcatttccagtagtaatagctccgttagcatttccagcagtaatagctccgttagcatttccagcagtaatagctccgttagcatttccagcagtaatagctctgttagcatttcCAACAGTAATAACTCtgttagcatttccagcagtaataactctgttagcatttccagcagtaatagctctgttagcatttccagcagtaatagctccgttagcatttccagcagtaatagctctgttagcatttccagcagtaatagctccgttagcatttccagcagtaatagctctgttagcatttccagcagtaatagctccgttagcatttccagcagtaatagctctgttagcatttccagcagtaatagctctgttagcatttccagcagtaatagctctgttagcatttccagcagtaatagctctgttagcatttccagcagtaatagctctgttagcatttccagcagtaatagctccgttagcatttccagcagtaatagttctgttagcatttccagcagtaatagctccgttagcgcTGCTTGTCTTTTTCTCCCGGCGTTTTTAGCGCTGCATCCGGTTCGGCATCATCAGCTGTGTAGAGTCCGGTGTGGTGGTAACAGCGACACAGAACCTCCATGGTTCCGGTCGGATCGGTGATGTCAGTACCCAGGCAGTATAGCTCCTGTTAGCATCTCAAAGAGCGTCCAGCTCTGCCTGTCTCAGCGGCAGCacggcatttatttttagctagtTAAGGTAACGATCACCTGTTAGAgttttgttggttctgctggtaTAAATGGCTCAAAGTGCTGTATAGAAATGTGCAGGGTCCAGATCAGGTCCTTCGTTGTTGTTCCTCTCCGGCTCTCGCACTGCGCTCTCCTTTCTTTCATGTGGGAAATTATGCAGATTCGtctcaagttttattttatttaatatttttaattacagcTGATAGTGACACAGTGTGGCATTATCTAAAATGACAGCAGTCAAACTCAATATGATGAACAACTGCTAAGATAAAGTTAGCCTTGCTGTGTTTCCTCTGTAGACTCCGGTTCAGAACGGacctgatgatgtcatcaaccCATCGGTGAAAAAATGTCGACCTCCGTCGgtaacaaatataacaaaatatgaacatttttaaggtaattatgagttttggtGTAAACCAAACAGCTATATTTTAGCTTGTAGTAAAATTAGAACACATTaaggccaacatgttcaactagtCCTGGATCCGTCTCAGATCTCCCTGGGGTTGCCTTTAGGTATCTGTATGCATGTGTGACGTGTGAGTGGATCTAAAAGATATATCTTGTATTTTCAATAAACTTTGGTTGATTTTAACTTTCTGGCTCTTCTGGAATCTCCTGCATCAATGACCCTCAGCTGGAGACGTGAAACatgttaaacaataaaatatttcctttttcttttaacacataTACCCAAGAATAAATGTATAAGATACTAAACAttgctcattttaatttgtaattcttttttttttttaagttctcaGGAAATTGCTGTTTTACTCTTGTATGATCAAGACGTTGTCAAACTATTTTCgtattttacaactttattcacTTATTACAATTGTTCTTGTATTATTCCGAGTTTGTGctcatattattttattctcatattattacgactttaaaattattatgactttattttcgtATTATGACTTTTTTGAACAACTTTATTTTCGGACAACTTTATTCTCTTTCTAGTGTAAATGATGTCAAACACACGTCGAAAATTTATTAGACTTTATTctgttaagtaaaaataaaaaaatcttagtcGGACCTAATAGTTCATCGACTAACTTGTTgcagatatactgtatgtttaaaaCACGGAAATGTGAGCGAGAATAATCTACCAGGTCTGATGTTTCTTACTGAACGTGTCGTTTACAACTAGAATTATTACCTTGGTATTAATATACCTTGGTATTAATATACTTTGGTattaatatttctctttaaatgcaGATGAACATCAATAAATcagtcaaaatgtgaaatgatgaGTCAGTTATTTtgatctgttttctgtgtttggaCCGAACATCTCGTGGTTCTGGTGAAACTTTCTGACCTTCagagtaaaatcagaaatcTTCGTCCCTCGAACCTTTCAGCCCGGGTCTAACTTGAGCCGAGTAGCAGCCCGCTCCCCCAGCCGGACCTACCTGCGGGGTTCGGCTCGGTCCGGGGTCTCCAGCTGAGGTCCAGCAGTCTCCGCTGCCGGTCGATCTCCTCCTCGTACTGGACGATGGTTTTTTCCAGCTGGGTGAagatttcttcagcagcagcagttagtcTCTCTCTGATAAACTCTCTCAGAGGCTCAACGGAACACATTGTTGCTGCGCAGACTCACAACACACCTGGACACTCTCTGGGAAACGGCTAACCATGCTAACCGGAAGTTAGTGACAGGGCTACTTCCTGCTCCGGTTAGAAACAGCGCCCCCCAGCGCCCAATGCTGGAGACAAACTCAGAGATCTGACGGTGAGCCTAGATTCGTCTTCGTCTTCCTccatatttttagtttatagCTCACTTTGCTGTATTTATAGTTTGTCCCGCtaagtttatattcattttgggctttttattctttgttattGTAGCATGAACAGAAATGTACACTTTACTGGacctattttaataattaaaacaaaaataacgtCTTCTTCAGGTTGGCTGAATATTGCTACTCCTTGTTtcgttctggttctgcagagcataccagaaccagaagacccgCGTAGTCTGGAAGTTATAACAGCAATTCTTTAAGGTATTTTGGTGCTATAAGCCGTTTATTGATTTACAAGCTAACAGAagcattttcaaatcttttctcTGAGTGGCAGGGGGCCAGTGGATTCTGTTTGTGGCCCGGCAGGTTAACCCAGTAGGTTGAGTCGGTCTCCTACACGCCTTCTTTCTCCAGAACATTCTCATACTTATCATATCCATCACCAGGCTGAATGTAACTAAAACATCAGATctataaaaaatcattttcaaaccCAGGTAAcaaacctgagtgaagttggcccccccaccttcttcaaattagacaaaattggtgttaatcaactcggctacgtttgtgctggtttgtgcagcaaagattttcatttgtgcagctatcattttaaagatattaagaggactggttgacctttgatgacctctaaaacatttcttaatatcttcaaaaccgaagcagcacaaacaaaaatctttgctgcacaaaccagcacaaacgtagccgagttgattgacacccatttcgtctgatttgaagtaggtggggggctggttgaccttagatgacctctaaaaacatttctttatatctttaaaatgataacggcacaaacgaaaatttttgctgcacaaacgtagccgagttgattgacaccaattttgtctaatttgaagaaggtgggggggccaacttcactcaggtttcaAACctatatgtttaaaataaaatgctaaataaaatctactaaGGCctgctgtaatgttttttttcacttttggatCCAATTTGAATTTTTAACCTGATTGGCTGAACATCCCACATCAACTGTACAAGGGGTGCAGAAACTTTCTCACGCCAGCCGGGtgagatctacctcatgacATGATGATATAAATATTGTCATTGAAACtgtattgtcttattttatatgcacatatccatcagttatagcagaaatattaaagtgatctttcttcctcagtgagactcTGACACTGGGAgcaggttactggtttctcagtcacaagctggttacAAACCTGAGAGCAGCAgatgtcagtcagttatggtagatctgaactttgacctcaatatgagaaacTTCAGACTGACAGGAGGAACCACAGAGCTCTGTTAGGTTAAAGCACATCTTGTGAAGTTGGgatatttttcctccaacaggatCCAGAGGAATCAGCTCAGATGTTGGACTGGATTTGATTTCAATGTCATTTGTGAATGTTGCTCCtcattttcagcagcagagcTATAAAGGTTGATAACCTTTGTCATTTTGGATAAAGTCTCATCAACATCAATATTTTGACTAGATAAGAGACGAAAATAAATATCGTTTGATGGAGGAAAAGCCAATAAAGCTCCTTTTAGGCCAGGggagcccaaagtgggtcctggaggcccggcatcctgcatgtttagttctctccctggtggcaCCAAAaacctcctcagcatgtcagtgttcttcttaggcctctaacgagccatcatttgatccagctgcgttaaaccagggagagaactaaaacgtgcaggaggccggccctccaggaccaactttggggacccctgttttagtctctccctggtttaacacacctagATCCAATggtggctcgttagaaggcctaagaagaacattgacctgctgaaaaggttgtcactaaaaccagggagagaactaaaacgtgcatgatgccggccctccaggacccacacTGGGGACCCCAGTTTTAGGCTCTGAGCTCAAAGCAAGACGCCAGAGAACaccaaactattaaaaaaaaaattagacaatttaatttcatataATTATTGCGGTAggagccatttgtttgttaaatacttaatgaaatatatttgtcctatttgatgtttgttgtgccATAAACTCACAAAGGAACCAGGTCATTAGTCCAAGTCTGTCGTTTATTGAACGTTCAGAAACTCTGAACGCGCCACAGGTAAACAGAAccacctgaacaggtgatcaactctaAACCCATGACGACCTTTTTACTCTTTGTCGTTTAGCACACCCGTTGTCGTGGCAACCACCTGCGCCCGCAAGCCGAGCAGagattatgttaaaaacaaaacagtctgtCACCATACCAGGTTTTCAGGCTTGATATTTTTTCTGCAATTATTAATCAGAGATTATTAATCAGAGATTATTAATCAGAGATTATTAATCCACGCTCCCTGAACACAGCGGAGGCTGGTGAGCTGATGTTGCTCTGATGGTCAGTCGGTCTTTGAGttcctttttctgttgttgttaaTGGAACCGAAACACACAGAATTgcgcaacaccttgttgaaacaataattactgagatcattttttttgttaacattttggaCCTCAGTGAATATTTCGGTAATCATCAGAAGGACTGGCTGGTTTCCTAACCGCCGAGATCGACGTATTGAGCATCTCTGAACTGTACCAACTCTGATGAAGTCTTGTTCAGATGTTCTTTTCTATCAAAAGTCTGTATGTGCTGTAACATATATTCTATGTAAGAATGGACTAGTTGAAGTCCAAGCCTAAAATGAACTGAGAACGACCAGCTGATCTGGTTTAATCAACTTCCAGCCCAGAGACAGAGACGACTGTTCTCCTTGTTTTCAGCAGAATGAATCGTCCTCCTGTTGAAAACACGCACCACTCCTTGCCTTGGttctgaaccagaacctccacccTGACCCTGCCCTCCTGCCTTAAAAAGGTCAGGAACAGACCACTCAACCCATTCATGATCCCAATGATCAAATTAAAGTCCAATCTTCTATTCTTGTCTCAAACTTTGGAGAAAGTTTGCTGCTGACCTTAAGGACCATCTCTGACAAAACAACTCTGGTTTCCACTCTGTCCACTGCCCTGAAGCAGCTCTGCTGGGAGCTGTGGACCACAACACCCTCTTTCATCTGCTTCACCATCGGATACTCTTTTTCTTTGGTTGGTTTATGCTGCACCTGTAAACTGAGCGAACACAGCTGCCTTGGAGAGAGAGACTAGTGGAGTCCCTCAGGGGTCACTTCTCATCTCTTTCCACCGCTACACTGATGACAGTTGTACAGTATATCTGTATATGTCTGCAAGAGAAGATGTGGCTCTGCCACAACTTTCTGCAACAGAAAACCTCCAACACAGCAGCCATGATGGCCGCCACCCCGCTCCTAACCCTGCCTTCAGTTATCAGCATGGAAATGCTGCTCCTTACCTTGGAAGAGGCTCGTACCTATTGAGCAGCGGTTGCTACCTGGAGGCGTGtgctgtgttgaagttttaaatttaccCAGTTGCTAACATTTGTCCATGATGGGTTACCGCCAGAAATTGCCTACACTGTAAACGAGAAGGGCCGATCCAAACGAGGCGGCTGCTAGTGTCAATTCAGTGTTTGGAAACATgaccaacacggactgaacggcttcctTCTCTTCCGCCGCTGCCATCgataaaactacaggcagactacaattataaaacaagagaaaatcaacatcatcattcacaacttcttctgtttgctggTTGAAATTCTACTAGAGGAATCCAGGTCAATCGGACGGACCACCGAAGGGACGGTTGAATTGAGTACGAAGAAAGTGGCCAGGCTGGTTTTGACCCCATGACCTCTAAAACCAGCCAGACACCATGGAGGACGGAGCTTTCTCTGCTCCTCATCTCTGGAAAGTCACTCCGATACTTTGAGGAACCAGAAATAACCACCTGAATCTTTTACATAcagtttatattatttatactttaactgtttttttctctcagtgcagcacaaataaaatggatttttattatgaattaaTGAAGAGGAAGCAGACACGTCTGTTctggccaccagggggcatAAATGAGGCCTTCAGAAAGGAACCAGAGAATCTGATGGTCAGTTGGTGGATGAAGGTCAGGAAGCCTTCACCACTGATACGTTCCTCGGTTCCTGCAGCCGATCtagaacccgaccagaacccaaAGACTTATATTGTCCAGATTATCATCATTAGTTTCCTCCTGGCGGATCTTCCTCCTTCTGCTTTAAGGTTCCTCCTGAAGGTTGGTCCTCCTGATCCACTGGAGCTGCAGAGCTTCCAGAGTGGAGGTCCTGTGTTGCACCATCAGGGACGGATGGACGGGAAGCCTCGTTCACATGTCCTCCTCCGTCCTTCCTGCCCCTGGTTCCTCTCCGTCTCCTCAGGCCCAGACGCAGCAGGCTGCGGTGGACCGTCCATTCAGACATCTTCTTCTCAGAACCGGCGTTGACCTCCTCTGCAATCTGAGCCACAGTGGCCTTCCGGTTGGACTGGACCAACTGGGTCAGCCGTCGCTCTCCGCTTTCATCGATGAGTCTCCTCCGTCCGTGACCCAGTCTCTGATTCACCAGCTTCCCCTCTTTGGACCACTTCTGGAAGGTGCTGACCACCGCGGCCCGGGAACATCCGACGATGGACGCCGTCTTGGAGATGCTCTGACCCAGACGGCGCGCCATCACGATCTGACCCTTCTCAAAGTCACTCAGATCCTTCCCCTTCCCCATGTGTGCCTGCGGGTAGATGGACCAGACCGCTCCTTATCCACCCCGTCCAGAACCAGGCGCCATGGCAGACCCTCTCCCTGtgtctgctgcagcaggaagacTTCCTGATGTTCTGCAGGGCTCCAGCTGCAAgttctgcagagaaacaggaaCCAGACATGGAACCAAGAACATTGGATATctgctaaatgtcagaaaagcAGCGAGAACATTTTCTGGAGATTTTTTGTATCtctcttcaaattcagaagttaGCAAACATGTCCTCAATGTTTAGTAGCATTGTCTTTAAATTGTATGTCTTGTGTCAAAActtttgggtttccttcctCAAGCTTCTCTTCATAGTGTACTGGAGTTCTGCTCC contains:
- the LOC102220139 gene encoding zinc finger protein 501-like codes for the protein MCSVEPLREFIRERLTAAAEEIFTQLEKTIVQYEEEIDRQRRLLDLSWRPRTEPNPAGLQQHCLCSQKDISIQNQERISGPEPLNEEPEPLQIKEEPDDECSSPDEVQVVLKEEADASEEPDLIDLNPTRAQNLPGVILEAEELEGANRNKERHPGREARTPKTNQNQYFCKTCSKGFSQKRYLTKHMRVHAAETPLTCPTCSKSLKNQLSLTVHLRSHSGEKPFPCAACGRRFAHQLSLSLHQRVHSGERPHGCQVCGRSFLSSSNLTCHLRTHTGEKPFQCLTCGKCFSQRDNLKRHAKIHRGEKPFCCPTCEKSFYQKGQLTAHLRTHSSNRPFRCAVCERGFCDSHDLSTHMRTHTGEKPFECLTCGKRFSQRGNLTIHLRTHTGEKPFECLTCGKSFCQRGNLTAHLSTHSSARPHACDVCGKGFSEHCDLSTHMRTHTGEKPFQCLTCEKSFNNKFNLIAHMRTHTGERPFQCGTCGKSFCQRGNLNVHMRTHTGEKPFLCLSCGKRFQRKGNLMAHMTTHS